In the Candidatus Thorarchaeota archaeon genome, one interval contains:
- a CDS encoding UDP-3-O-(3-hydroxymyristoyl)glucosamine N-acyltransferase — MDVQSRGANNASDASKGEDTKTIVVDMSTRELLAKYGVPLDSAGTCAIESLKARHVAYLASDKYLAKLVSNESAYVLVYHEILPQAQRIPGNVYVETKDPTAAFVQIHNSFHRDLRSCTDGEYKPATGKGCVISSTARFGKNVVLGDRVVIHPNVVIGSDVRIGDDTEVLPSATIQDRTTLGRRCIVESNACIGGDGFRIVRDEDGRNHRLVHLGGVVFGDDVEFGNCSCVDRGSFGNTVLGDRVKIDNLVHIGHNAQIGEDTQIAASSCIGGSTVIGKNCWVGIGATVSNGLRIGDRASVLINAVVTRDVPEGTTVAGVYAMPNDVWRLVMKDRVKRFMSDTQ, encoded by the coding sequence ATGGATGTGCAGTCAAGGGGTGCGAACAACGCCTCGGATGCTTCAAAAGGGGAGGACACCAAGACCATTGTGGTTGATATGTCTACCAGAGAACTGCTCGCGAAGTACGGAGTGCCTCTCGATTCAGCAGGGACTTGCGCTATCGAGAGTCTGAAGGCAAGACATGTGGCCTATCTTGCGTCGGACAAATACCTTGCCAAGTTGGTGTCCAATGAATCTGCATACGTGCTGGTGTACCATGAGATTCTGCCGCAGGCTCAACGGATCCCGGGTAACGTGTATGTGGAGACAAAGGACCCAACAGCCGCATTCGTTCAGATACACAACTCGTTTCATAGAGACCTGCGTTCGTGCACAGATGGAGAATACAAGCCTGCTACTGGGAAGGGGTGCGTCATCAGCTCAACAGCAAGATTCGGAAAGAATGTGGTCTTGGGGGACAGAGTCGTGATTCATCCCAACGTGGTGATTGGCAGCGACGTGAGGATTGGCGATGACACGGAAGTGCTGCCGTCAGCAACAATCCAAGACCGAACGACATTGGGTCGAAGGTGCATAGTAGAGTCGAATGCCTGCATCGGAGGCGATGGCTTCAGGATAGTCAGGGACGAAGATGGCAGGAATCACAGACTGGTACATCTTGGCGGTGTGGTCTTTGGTGACGACGTCGAGTTCGGCAACTGTTCATGCGTGGACAGGGGCAGTTTTGGTAACACAGTTCTTGGGGACAGGGTCAAGATTGACAACTTAGTCCACATCGGACACAACGCACAGATTGGAGAGGACACACAGATAGCAGCGTCCAGCTGCATAGGTGGGAGCACTGTGATAGGCAAGAACTGCTGGGTCGGAATAGGGGCCACTGTGTCAAATGGTCTGAGAATCGGAGACAGGGCGAGTGTCCTGATAAACGCTGTAGTCACTCGAGATGTGCCGGA
- a CDS encoding TatD family hydrolase has product MESSDFDGDRAMVIRRAEESGIHVITSAIDPRDYDKALDIASAYNTVSLAVGLDPELVGQGADALEWIRRNRKSLIAIGETGLDHYRTRDHSVRALQEDLFKQFIAEATDAGLPIQVHSRSAGAKALDVLYRAGAEAVHMHAFDGRAGLARTASCEHGYYFSVPTSVVRSPQKRKLVEAVDIEHLLVETDSPVLGADPTRRNEPSDIDIAIDECARILGRHRDEMQDILLENTLRLYRSLVSKKSTS; this is encoded by the coding sequence TTGGAGTCCTCTGATTTCGATGGCGACAGAGCCATGGTCATTCGGAGAGCCGAAGAGTCAGGGATTCATGTCATTACCTCCGCAATAGACCCAAGAGACTATGACAAGGCTCTCGACATTGCTTCCGCCTACAATACGGTGTCGCTTGCAGTAGGTCTCGATCCTGAGTTGGTTGGACAGGGTGCTGACGCCCTTGAGTGGATTCGCCGCAACCGCAAGAGTCTGATTGCCATTGGAGAAACGGGTCTTGATCACTACCGCACAAGAGACCACTCTGTCAGAGCACTCCAAGAGGACCTGTTCAAGCAGTTCATCGCTGAGGCTACAGATGCTGGTCTCCCCATTCAGGTACATTCCAGGTCTGCAGGGGCCAAGGCTTTGGATGTGCTCTATCGGGCCGGTGCTGAAGCTGTACATATGCATGCCTTCGATGGACGGGCCGGTCTGGCCAGAACAGCCTCCTGCGAGCATGGCTACTACTTCTCAGTTCCCACATCTGTTGTGAGGTCGCCCCAGAAGAGGAAGCTGGTCGAGGCAGTGGACATTGAACACCTCCTTGTGGAAACAGACAGTCCGGTCTTGGGTGCCGACCCGACACGCAGGAACGAACCGTCTGATATTGACATCGCCATAGACGAGTGCGCGCGTATTCTGGGGCGACACAGAGATGAGATGCAGGACATCCTGCTTGAAAACACCCTGAGACTGTATCGAAGTCTAGTGTCGAAGAAGTCCACTTCTTAA
- a CDS encoding HD domain-containing protein: MNTNTEDELRAMVQRSTAQAARAEWLTSQESSEAPLFDYRYDHVAQVVSVAKYISEREGADIDLVVPAAWLHDISKPAMGGVKEHAKASAEMSRDILTRLGYKQDTTAAICDIIQKHEGLTLGEPLAPLEAQILWEADKIVKLGVTGLFHYVLAGIKLRPGRSISDWYHDLVGFLGLADRIAASMHTTTGRELAYERLSVIRATVEALGKEVSP; the protein is encoded by the coding sequence ATGAACACGAATACCGAGGATGAGCTAAGAGCGATGGTGCAGCGGTCGACTGCTCAGGCGGCAAGAGCAGAGTGGCTAACCTCGCAGGAGTCTTCTGAAGCCCCCCTCTTTGACTACCGCTATGACCATGTCGCGCAGGTTGTTTCTGTTGCAAAGTACATCTCGGAGCGCGAAGGTGCGGACATCGACCTTGTCGTCCCTGCTGCATGGTTACATGACATATCCAAGCCAGCTATGGGAGGTGTGAAGGAACATGCAAAGGCCAGTGCAGAGATGTCCCGAGACATACTGACTAGGCTCGGATACAAGCAGGATACCACAGCTGCAATCTGCGACATCATCCAGAAGCATGAGGGTCTCACCCTCGGTGAGCCACTTGCCCCCCTCGAGGCGCAGATCCTTTGGGAGGCGGACAAGATAGTCAAGCTCGGCGTGACGGGGTTGTTCCACTATGTCTTGGCGGGGATCAAGCTGAGACCGGGCAGGTCGATATCCGACTGGTATCACGACCTTGTTGGCTTTCTGGGTCTTGCGGATCGAATTGCTGCTAGTATGCACACTACCACGGGACGAGAGCTTGCATACGAACGCCTCTCAGTCATCAGAGCGACTGTGGAAGCACTTGGGAAGGAGGTCTCACCCTGA
- a CDS encoding competence/damage-inducible protein A, which produces MTERPQLDSLRVGILAIGNELLDGLILDTNSNWMEKQLASVGAETLRVVSVRDDVSEIGEGLRFLLSRCDIVITTGGMGPTHDDKTLLAVATATDRALVEDPAAVAIVKRQYAQLFKRGIVDTPDYTAARRKMACIPEGSKALDNQVGGAPGVQLSVGDATVFCLPGVPPELKSIFEHSVLPWIRERVRGVFFETVVQFATNDESLFAPLIDVVMRECPGVYIKSMPRRYERGNVLRVWMSARGASAQDAERKVNEAIGRLSEVSGLPAMPAGET; this is translated from the coding sequence ATGACTGAGCGACCGCAGCTCGATTCGCTACGCGTGGGCATATTGGCCATTGGCAACGAACTGCTCGACGGGCTGATACTTGACACCAACTCGAACTGGATGGAGAAGCAGCTCGCATCAGTGGGTGCTGAAACACTCCGAGTGGTGTCGGTACGAGATGATGTGAGTGAGATTGGCGAGGGGCTTCGCTTCCTGTTGAGCCGTTGCGACATTGTGATCACGACGGGCGGAATGGGTCCCACCCATGACGACAAGACGCTGCTTGCAGTGGCGACTGCCACAGACCGTGCCCTAGTCGAGGACCCGGCAGCTGTGGCAATTGTGAAGCGCCAGTACGCACAGCTGTTCAAACGAGGCATCGTGGACACTCCAGACTACACTGCAGCGCGGCGAAAGATGGCGTGCATTCCGGAGGGATCGAAGGCTCTGGACAATCAGGTGGGCGGGGCACCCGGAGTACAACTGTCAGTTGGCGATGCTACCGTGTTCTGTCTCCCCGGTGTGCCCCCTGAGCTGAAGTCCATATTCGAACACTCCGTGCTGCCATGGATTCGGGAGCGGGTTCGAGGAGTCTTCTTCGAGACCGTTGTCCAGTTCGCAACGAACGATGAGAGCCTGTTTGCGCCTCTGATTGATGTGGTCATGCGTGAGTGCCCCGGAGTATACATCAAGTCCATGCCTAGGCGGTATGAGCGGGGGAATGTCCTCAGGGTCTGGATGTCTGCCCGTGGCGCGTCTGCACAGGATGCTGAGCGGAAGGTGAATGAGGCAATCGGAAGACTGTCCGAGGTGTCAGGTCTGCCTGCCATGCCTGCGGGCGAGACATGA